In Clupea harengus chromosome 4, Ch_v2.0.2, whole genome shotgun sequence, the genomic stretch AGCTGGCTTTATGTCCTCTGTTTGAGGACTTCAAGGAAATTAAGATTTAAAAGGCTTTGGACTTGTCAAAACTGCAGCTACTGCCACAATTGTGCTACAGATTGATTGGAATGGTCAGGTGTAACAATTTTAGTACGATAAGAATTGAAAAACGCTGGATTCCTTCTTAAAGTAAGTctttctttgttctctctcatttGATTGTTTATTAAGTGGGTTCTACCTTTTTCTTAAGTTTGATCAAACCTGTGGAAATGCTCTGTAATGCAGAAAAAAAGGCttgacattgaaaaaaaaaaaaaaaaaaacctgcatgtTGACCACAACTGTAGTCCTAAAATGTCATTACCAATCATGTAAGCCCTGCCCACCTCGATTTCCCTTGTGTGGATTGTCTAGTGCcccctgttttgttttgtattggaCTGCATATTAAGTGGGTATAAGGGGTGTATGGTTTTCCGAATGCTGCTGTGAATATAATATAAATGGTTaatataagtaaataaataagctTTTTgggaaactaaaaaaaaatgacacgtAATGTTTGTATATGCAAACTCGGAATCATAAGTAACTTTTAATAAAGATTCCAGGAAGTGATTTAATGGTGTCATGTCCTTTTCTGAACAGATACAACTAGACAGGGTGTAGTGATTCTGGGGGCCCAGGAAAATGGCATTCCAATAGAACACTACACTCTTGGATAACAGCATTATATTTGACCAGTATGTGCAGATTCTCAGTGATTTTCTATAACTTACTTCAACATTCAGGTTGTTCTCTGACTGGTCCTCCATAATATATATATCCTCTAGAGTGCGCTAGTCAAGAAACGTCCCAGTACTGAGCATATTCCATTGCTACCTGCAAACAAGGAAATGTGCCGTTTCAGCTGTTCAAAGAAAGCCGGTGAGATTTCTCTTGTCCTGCCGTCTTACAACAGACGATGGTGTTAGTGTTATCAGTAGTCACACCCGTGGGAGTATTAACTGGAAATGGTATTCATTATTTCAAAACCCTCACTTGGCGATAGAATGATGGCTAGTTGACGTGCTCGTTAGCTTAACGTTTcctttttaaataaccttagCGGCTATCAATCTGACAGCCAACCATTACCATGGTAAGGTAGCAAGGCGGCGAGTATctggtgttgttgtgttgaaaaGTTTGAGATCCCTAAAATCGCTGGTACGTCAAGATTTTTTTGCTATTGAAATATGTTCGAAGTGCTCATTCGTACAAGGAAAAGTTACAGCTGAGCCTGGATCATGTACATGTCCATTCTTAGTCATTGGCTTTGGTCCTGTAAGTAAGTTATGGGTAGCCTACACTTGTTAATGTAGCATGCGTTAGCGTTAGAGATAATAGGTTTTATTAATAGCATTTGCCCTGATCGTCCTCCAGTCTATAAACGCTCCGCTCAGGACTTCATGATAATTAAACCAGTTCGACTGCATCTGGCTTTCCTGTGAAGGGAATTAAATGTCAGTAATGTCAGACACCGTCGTCAGAAACTGTGGTGTAAGTGAGGGAAATGAGGAGGACAGACGAGAACTTCGAGCTGACTCACCTTGCAGTGGAAATCTTATCGGGAATTCTGTTAGACAGAAGAAGCTCATCCTTCACATTGACCTGAACAATACAATTTTAGTATCCGATGCCGTGACTAAGCAAGGGACTGTCGCTGCTTTGGACTACTTTCTTTCTTCGGTTACTTGGGGACATATGTCAAAAGGTATGCTGGTGTTTTACGAGGTGAAATTCTAAGTATAGTGAAAAATGTCTGGTTTTACTACTGAATCACATCATCGTTTAATTTTTATGTAGTCCAAGGTAGACTATTGTGATGGAACATGTTACATATCACCAATAGGTATGCATTGGGAATGTTGTAAAGCTTGATTTTCTCTTCTGTCTATCCACAACCTCAACCTATCTGCAGGTAAATGGGAGTGGATGTGTGAggctccctccctttccccacCCTGCAACGATGCCGTCAGCTACTACTCCAAGTTCGGCCGAGTGGCAGGCTTCACCAGCGCAGGACCTGGACGGAAGTTTCGCGGGGTTCTGGAGGAGCACCTGGCCCTGCTGCGCTGGCCTGCAGACCTGCCTGAAGACAAGGAGTTATCTGTCAGAGGGGAGGATGGCCACCTTTACCACTGGATCCTGCCCTCTTTCTTCCAGCTGCTCCAGGACCTGGCCTCTCAGGGCAGGGACTTTGCCATCTTATTCCGCACGTTTGGCACTGACCTGCCCCGGGTCCTGTCGGTGGTCCGCAGAGCCCTGATCCAGGGGACCCATCCACTATTCCCTGACCTCCCTGCACTAAAGGTAGGCCCCAGACGGAAAACCGTTTGTTCACCTTGTGTTAACGAGGCCCATCACAatgagtgtgttggtgtcttGCATAGCATTGGtgaaggtgaggtgaggtgtatGAAGCAGTCCTGCGCTGAGACTGTGATGTCTGTTCTTaggacacccacccacccacccattcacacagcacatacactgCATTCCATCTAGCTGACCGCACTCCTAATGAaccatcccacacacagacacacaaatgcacactttgCATTCCACCTCCCTGCcgtcaagaacacacacacacactcactcactcactcacactcttcctcacaGCATGCTGCTCCTCACGTTAGTCAAGTGGAGCTGAACACATTGATTGCTGTGGTGAAGGTGAGCGCGGGTAGTGGGGGGTCTCTCACTGCATCCACAGGCCTCCAGGCACGGAGAGCCCCCTGTGTcacagggagggatgggggtgaTGACGACTTATTCAGGCTGTCTGCTGTCAGCTGCTGTTTGCTCATGCATGTCCACTCAACCACCGAGACTGTCTACTCACATCTCCCCATCTATGGAATGCAAAGAGCACCCATTTTCACAGTGTAGTTAGTGTTAGGCTGTATCCCATGACCGTGGTGTAACCTAAGTGTAACGTAAATCTTGTGATTGCAATGGAAATGCTGCAATGGATTGTGGAGCTTTTAAACAATGGAGCTGGTGAAGGTTTTTGGAATTCTGGAGAATCCTGGAGTTCCGAAACAGTCTGGCTCTTATCCACATCAGACCAGGCCCAGAGCTGTTCCAGAGTCAGATGCTGAATGGATTTATGCTGCTGTATGCTTTGGTGTCATTTTCCTTGAATTGTATGAAGTTATCCACTTAGTGTGAATTAAGTAACTACTCTGTGCATCATAGTATCAAGCTAGTTTTTCTGTCCTAAAAGTGTCGAATAACAGCTTGCCTTTGCTCTCTTGAATGGACTAAACATTCAAATGATTGACCAGTTGGccttctatctatccatctttcttctttctccttctgtccgtctcccttcctccatctctctgttcccaGCTCTCTGTGAGTGAAACCCCTGGCCAGATCCGCTGCAGTGCCAAGGGCGCGGTTCTGATCCGAGGGGAGGAGAAGCTGTCGTCTCGCGATGGAGACCGAGGCATCTACCAGTACCTCAGCTCTATGGAAGGCCTTGGAGGCTTTCAGGACCACTTTGACTGGTGAGGGAGCCATTGCAAACAGTCAAAAGACAGGTTTCATTCAGGGACCCTGTTGAGCTGGGGAGCGGTGGTGAGAGGCAGACATGTGTGCAGGTAGTCatactgcttttttttttagctaccTATGAACAAGGACTGACACAAGATGGCAGGAAACAGTTGGATGGAATGAACACTTGTCTTGCTCTGCTTTAACCCCTCATAAACCCTACTTTTCATTGAGAGAGTCTTGCTAGATATCCCAGTGTCTTGTGGCAAGAAAATATGTGGTCTGTCTCCattaaaaagtcaaacaaaaagGCTCCAGTTTCTCCCGCACATAAAGTATAGAGAGGTTTCAAGTGTTTAGACCTTTGTGGCTGTTACTGAGTCTTGATGTTTTTCCTCATAGGTGGGCACGCAACACCTACTCCATCTTGGGTGGGAAGCCTTTATGGGTGGACCCTTTTGATCCCAATGTCCAGCACATCTTCGTTGATGATAACATTCGGCAGACAGATGAGGATACAATTGTCAACCCCAAGGTTTAACTCTCCTGACTGATTTATTACAGAAATATTTCACAAATGAATCACCTTCATAATAACAATTATTGGTTTATATACAGTAAAGTTCTTAACAGTACagagtatttgtgtttgtgttcacagtCTTGTTACAtcttgtgtctgtttttctttgaaACAGCCATCACTATCACTTGTCACCTGAAAAGAGTGTTTATTTAGTGGAGTAAACCTTCTTGATTTCCGTCTTTATTCCACTCACACAGGTGTTTCTGGACCCTGAAGGCTCCCAGACCCGCACGGCTTGCACATCGGAGCTGTACGACCTCTGCCTGGTGCAGAACGACCTCCTGCAGGCCATCTCTGACTCCAGCTACTTCAGCAAGCGCATCCAGATCTGCCAGGAGAACTACGAGAGGAACCTGCAGCAGGGCACCGGCTAGACCACGTAGCCCCCATCATCTTGCATGgcaaagatagagggaggaaggaatggaaaaaaggggggagaCAATTTGATGGTATTAAAAGGCAGGGGGCTGTATTTATTTGATACATTATATGGCAGCCTTTTTAGTCCTGTCGGAGTGTTGGATGTATGGCTTTTGAGTGGCTTTGTTCCAATAACGTATAGTGTAAAGGTCAGACTTGttttcacttcctgttcttcccttccttcctcctttcaGAGAAGATGTTGATACCCCCTGGCAGTTTTTTAGGCAATTCCCTACctccagcattttttttttttttttttttaagaagctgttgttttttcttACTGATATAATTCCATTTGAAAGCCTGTACTTAACATATATGTACGATTTCCTGTTAGCCTGCCTAAAACATTGCAAGGGGTATCATTGCCAAAGGACCTTAGTTCTCTAGAGCTGACACCAACATGCGTGATGAACTTTCAGTTCTCACATGAATGTCTCTTCAATCCTCATTTTTTCTCTCAGGGCTGATTGATGCCTAGTGTTAGAAatgcaaaatatttttgtagaattattttctttgctgttgtttttgaatGGCCTATCAAAATAGATTTATACAGAGTAAGATTTGTTGTGGGTAGGTCATAGTAGAAGGGTGATGGGATCAGGCTATGTGTGCTTTTTGCTTTTAGTCCATTGACATTAGGTCCATTTTTATCCTCAATTGAACTTTATTTAGACTTCACGAAAGGTTGGCCAATAACGTTTATTGTAAATGGAGCACAAACTGTGGCAGCTCACAGTTGTTCAATTGCTCCAGTCTTCCACGTCATGCAGAAACAGGTCAGTGTGCATTGGGCAGTGCACTGCCTAATGGTTCATAAATGCAGAAAGCATACAAAGGAAACCATATCCTTTCCGTGGAATTcttgcacatactgtatgttcaaGTTTTCCATGTTTCCCAGGTCAGATGAATACAGTATGTATGATCTCTGAAATGTAGCACTGGTTGATGGTGAGCTGTTTAATTTTGCCTTTTACAACTACATCAAGAATACAATGTCTTCCATCAGCGACACATTTGGATTTTTGCATCACAAGGGGATGTTCATATGCACTGGATATTGACTAGCTGTGGCAGATTTAGCACTTGCTTAAGTTATTTATCTATGCTTGCTCTTATTTATTTGAGTATGTGTTAGCATATCTCAGTTTTGAAGGGTTATTTGCACTTGAGTTGACTACTTGAGGTCTTGAGAGACTCTATATTCTAGGAATGTGGCCTCGCCTGAGGTAGAGTTTTGTTAAGGACTAGATCTACAGGATTTGTCAGGCACCACTTGGAAGGACACGTTCTCTCGTTACACAGGACAGAAAGAAATGcattcatattttatatttagtAGAAGTTTGTGGTTTTAGAAAAGATGTCCGTCTCTAACTGCGATTATGTCATCAAAGTTATCTACCACCAATTCAATCTGTCATCTGTTCCTCCTGATAGGAACAACAGAGACATGATGGGCCCACTGTGCCTTTGAGCACAGACCAGGCCTATCCCTacacttcaaaataaaagtcatgAATGAAGCTTTGCCGTGGTCTTGTTTATGTTTGCTCTGCTTGGGCTTTGACGGGCTCCATTGGCCAAAAGCCTCCAGCTGATGTCTTGAGGCTACATTGAtcagactcacacagagactGTGTCTAAGGTATTGATCGTGCATCATGGCCTGGAGTTCACCTGAATGGGTTTGAGGGATGTATTGATCAGCAGGAGGAGATTGATGAGTAATTTTAAGAAGAGATTGACGGAAGCAAAGTTTCAGTTCTTTGAGGAAGTAAAGGACTCTGGGTGGACTATCAATGATTTCACACTCTTACATTATTTTTCTATTTGTGTGGAATACTGATGTTATcgttagggttgggtaccgagaaccggtaccaatatggaaccggttccaatacaaccggtacctacccggaccgaaatgcaacgcagatttcggtgcttcatttcggtgcctgagccaattgaaaacggttgctaggcagattccgcggggcacatgtaaaactgccccagctcccaatgtaaacggtgtcctgtgtcgctcacgctcattggtgttttcatagcaacagtcttatgacagtaaagagcatgcagcatttcacagagcaagcacaaacagaactagccatcaaccttttaacagagaaaataccgaaagctAAACGgccaaaagtgtggctgtatttcgcacaaaaatattcaaacatcgcgacttgcagcaaatgcaacaaaacaattgcgtgaaaagaggggcgagaaggcaagagtcaacggcagatcagcaaccgaagactgaaaaatatacggagatgacagctaaactacctacggtagtctcttaaaggggcagtacacattttctcgtactcagtgtgttcaagtaacaagattaactataaacaagaaagaaaagataggtataaaccaatcataaaatggtgaaatttcatgaaataaatgcaaacaaaataatacatttttgactccaaactccaaaagaagtttgaagctgttttttgtatttatttatatttatttaagtatactataaactgttgtttacagttaatataatgttcatagtttgaagttaaaaagtttgaagctgtagtttgaatccaagtgttttgtatgtatttatatttataatatactttaaacagttaatatattgttcaatttgaa encodes the following:
- the si:dkey-32e6.3 gene encoding uncharacterized protein si:dkey-32e6.3 isoform X2; translated protein: MCRFSCSKKAGKWEWMCEAPSLSPPCNDAVSYYSKFGRVAGFTSAGPGRKFRGVLEEHLALLRWPADLPEDKELSVRGEDGHLYHWILPSFFQLLQDLASQGRDFAILFRTFGTDLPRVLSVVRRALIQGTHPLFPDLPALKLSVSETPGQIRCSAKGAVLIRGEEKLSSRDGDRGIYQYLSSMEGLGGFQDHFDWWARNTYSILGGKPLWVDPFDPNVQHIFVDDNIRQTDEDTIVNPKVFLDPEGSQTRTACTSELYDLCLVQNDLLQAISDSSYFSKRIQICQENYERNLQQGTG
- the si:dkey-32e6.3 gene encoding uncharacterized protein si:dkey-32e6.3 isoform X1; translated protein: MSVMSDTVVRNCGVSEGNEEDRRELRADSPCSGNLIGNSVRQKKLILHIDLNNTILVSDAVTKQGTVAALDYFLSSVTWGHMSKGKWEWMCEAPSLSPPCNDAVSYYSKFGRVAGFTSAGPGRKFRGVLEEHLALLRWPADLPEDKELSVRGEDGHLYHWILPSFFQLLQDLASQGRDFAILFRTFGTDLPRVLSVVRRALIQGTHPLFPDLPALKLSVSETPGQIRCSAKGAVLIRGEEKLSSRDGDRGIYQYLSSMEGLGGFQDHFDWWARNTYSILGGKPLWVDPFDPNVQHIFVDDNIRQTDEDTIVNPKVFLDPEGSQTRTACTSELYDLCLVQNDLLQAISDSSYFSKRIQICQENYERNLQQGTG